In Halorientalis sp. LT38, a genomic segment contains:
- a CDS encoding DUF6230 family protein: MYDKTLLAKSTGVSLGVIAVIGLLFLSTGTALAVPVAGIGGFTIEADRIEGDDLVLYPDVVEESGSDQPQTVMELQANRIEGMRLVKRIDFDDVTFDQMDGNMRITIESGGTVETDQIFIQSPGLNATDSTFNGLRMSASDSEDLDETFLIEAPGDPIEGKTVTIDETDNPGIVMDNAEIHATYLATDQITLPDLEVRVQYDSDDDGEYEYEG; this comes from the coding sequence ATGTACGACAAAACGTTACTGGCGAAGAGTACCGGCGTTTCGCTCGGTGTGATCGCGGTCATCGGATTGCTCTTTCTGAGTACCGGCACAGCCCTCGCGGTCCCCGTCGCGGGCATCGGCGGCTTCACCATCGAGGCGGACAGGATCGAGGGCGACGACCTCGTGCTCTACCCCGACGTGGTCGAGGAGTCCGGGTCGGACCAGCCCCAGACGGTCATGGAACTGCAGGCCAACCGCATCGAGGGGATGCGACTGGTCAAGCGAATCGACTTCGACGACGTGACGTTCGACCAGATGGACGGCAACATGCGGATCACGATCGAGTCCGGTGGCACCGTCGAGACCGATCAGATCTTCATCCAGTCGCCGGGGCTGAACGCGACCGACAGCACGTTCAACGGCCTCCGAATGAGCGCCAGCGACTCGGAGGACCTTGACGAGACCTTCCTGATCGAGGCCCCCGGCGATCCGATCGAGGGCAAGACCGTCACCATCGACGAGACCGATAACCCCGGCATCGTGATGGACAACGCCGAGATCCACGCGACCTACCTCGCCACGGACCAGATCACGTTGCCGGACCTGGAAGTGCGCGTCCAGTACGACTCCGACGACGACGGCGAGTACGAGTACGAAGGCTAG